From Candidatus Desulfofervidus auxilii, the proteins below share one genomic window:
- a CDS encoding DUF434 domain-containing protein, which produces MKLPHQAISHLRFLLDKGYSSGQALQIIGNRYQLNSWERKWLERGVCSIKQAKIRERKKKGLWRLRQAKLGIDGHNVLITIESAIKGKPLLLADDGFIRDMAGVSASYQPSSTTEKALELIFEILKLYQPLWLDWYFDAPLSFSGELAANVRKKLKDYHLSGTAQAVPVPEHYLIHHELIATSDSALIDICSEVIDLAGEVLKFCGFSFSLFKFKNLNVNE; this is translated from the coding sequence ATGAAACTTCCTCATCAAGCAATTTCTCATTTACGTTTTTTACTCGATAAAGGATATTCATCTGGACAAGCTTTACAAATAATAGGAAATCGTTACCAACTCAATTCATGGGAGAGGAAATGGTTAGAAAGAGGAGTTTGTAGTATAAAGCAAGCAAAAATAAGGGAAAGGAAGAAAAAAGGCTTATGGCGTTTAAGACAAGCTAAATTGGGAATAGATGGTCATAATGTATTAATTACTATAGAAAGTGCTATTAAAGGAAAACCTCTACTTTTAGCAGATGATGGTTTTATTAGAGATATGGCTGGTGTTTCAGCCAGTTATCAGCCTAGTTCCACTACAGAAAAGGCTTTAGAATTAATCTTTGAAATTTTAAAGCTTTATCAACCTTTATGGCTTGATTGGTACTTTGATGCTCCTCTCTCATTTAGCGGGGAATTAGCAGCAAATGTGCGTAAAAAATTAAAAGATTATCATTTATCAGGCACAGCTCAAGCAGTACCTGTGCCAGAACATTATCTCATACATCATGAATTAATTGCTACAAGTGATAGTGCATTAATAGATATATGTTCAGAAGTTATTGATTTAGCAGGAGAAGTTTTAAAATTTTGTGGATTTTCTTTTTCTCTTTTTAAATTTAAAAACTTAAATGTAAATGAATAA